AGGGTGTCGACCACGAGAGTGCTTTTCCCCGAACCGGAAACTCCTGTGACGCATATGAATGTTCCGAGGGGAAAATCAACGTCAATTTCCCTGAGATTGTTCCCTAAAGCCCCTCGAACCCCAACCCGGGTCCCGGAGGAGCGTCTCGAACCGGGCACCGGGATCCTCTTTCTGCCCGAAAGGTATCTTCCGGTAACCGAACCGGCGCACCGGGAGATTCTCCCGACGCTTCCAGAGCAGACAACCTCGCCTCCGAGTTCTCCTGCTCCCGGACCGACGTCAAGCACGAAATCAGCGCTCTTTATGGTTTCTTCGTCATGCTCGACAACGATTACGGTGTTGCCCATGTCCCTTATGCTCTTTAACGTCTCAACGAGCTTTTTGTTATCCTTCGGGTGAAGTCCTATGGAAGGCTCGTCAAGCACGTACGTTATTCCCGTAAGTTTCGATCCCACCTGGGTTGCGAGCCTCACTCTCTGAGCCTCTCCGCCCGAAAGGGTCGGTGCCGTGCGGTCAAGACTCACGTAGCCAAGTCCTATGTCCCCGAGAAAACCGAGCCGGGAGGATATCTCCTTTATTACCTCCCCGGCGATTTTTCTCTCCTTCACGGAAAGTTCAAGCGACTCGAAATATGGGGCGAGATCGCAAACCGCCATGCCGGCAAGATCCGATATGTTCTTTCCCCTGAAAAGCACGGAAAGGGCGATCTTGTTGAGCCTGGATCCGTCGCACTCTCTGCACGGAACCGTTCTCATGTATTTCGAGAGTTTTTCCCGAAGCTCTTCCGAACCGGTCTGCGAGTACCATTCCGTGAGCATGCCGACGATTCCGGGGAAAGTCGCGGTGTATTCCTTTCGCCTTCCCCTCCTTGCCTTCCTGAAGCTTATTCTCTCCGTCCCCGAACCGTAGAGTATCTTTTGTCTGTGCGGAGCGGAGAGCCGGGAAAACGGGACGTCGAGCGAAAACCCGTAATGCCCGGAGAGTCCCTCGAGTATCCGGGCAACGTATTTTGAATCCTCAAACGGCTTGATCGCTCCTTCGCGAAGGGACTTCCCGGGATCCTCCACTATGAGTTCGGGGTCGAAAAACGTTTCGAATCCGAGCCCTTGGCAGTTCACGCATGCGCCGTATGGACTGTTAAAGGAAAAAAGCCTGGGGGATATCTCCGGGTAGTTTATCGCGCAGTGGGAACAGGAAAAATGTTCACTGAAAGTGAGAGTTTTCCCACCTTCGATTTCGCATTTCAAGAGCCCGCCCGATCTTTTAAGTGCAAGTGAGACCGCGTCTGAAAGCCTTTTTTCCGAACTCTCCCCACGCAAAGCCATATTGTCCACCAAAAGTTCGATAGTGTGTTTTTTGTTGCGGGAAAGCTCTATGTCGTCTTCAAGGTCATAGGTCTCTCCGTCGATTCTAACCCTGACGAAACCTTCCCTTCTCATGTCTTCTAGCTCTTTTCTGTATATTCCTTTTCTTCCCTGAACTACCGGGGAATATACGGACACGGGTTTTCTGCCCGCTTCCTCGCGGATTCTCTCAATCATGCTGGAAGGGATCTGTGAAGATATAACGTCACCGCACTCATAGCAGTGCGGCTCTCCGATCACGGAAAAAAGTACGCGCATGTAGTCGTATATCTCCGTTATGGTCCCGACGGTCGAGCGGGGGTTTCTGTGAAAAGTCTTCTGATCGACCGAAACGGACGGAGAAAGGCCCTCGACGAAATCGACATCCGGCTTGTCAAGCTTCTCGACAAACTGCCTGGCGTAGGAGGAAAGCGACTCCATGAATCTTCTCTGGGCCTCGGCAAAAAGTATGTCGAAGACCAGAGAAGATTTACCCGAACCGCTCACTCCCGTGACAACGGTGAAGCTGCGCCTCGGTATCTTGACGTCTATGTTCTTAAGATTGTGCTCCCGCGCACCGATTATGCTGATGAACTTCAATCTGAAGGCTCCCTTGGGAAAAACACGCAGATAAAATTACCCGATACCGGGGGAACCGTCCGCCGTCCGTGCGGCTTCGGAGAGAAACCGGGTGAAAATCAGTTCTGAAAGGCAGGTCTGCTCAAGCTCGGGATGCCACTGAAAACCTATGACGCGGCCGGCGGCCGACTCAAACCCCTCCACTATTCCATCCGGGGCCAGAGCGTTTACCCGAAGACCCTCTCCGACCCTGTTTATCGCCTGGTGGTGGTAGCTTTTTATCTCGAATTGCTTCTTCTCCGCAAAACCGCCGAAGACCGTGTCCGGAAGAACCGTGACATCGTGGGGCTCGCCCCCTTCGTGACAAAGCGCGTCTGGCAGGAGAGCTTTTATGTCCTGATGTATCGAGCCCCCGTAGAAAACGTTTATGAACTGCATACCTCCGCATATACCGAGAACCGGCATGTCTTTTTCGAGAGCAAGGCGAAGGACGTTGAATTCCGTTTCGGTCCTCTCGGGACTCATGGGGTTTATGGCGGGATGCGGGGATTCGCCGTAGAATTTCGGGTCCATGTCCCTTGAACCCGGTATCAAAAGCCCGTCAATCACTGAGACTATATCGGACAGAAAGCCGGAACCCGACGCCTCGGCAACCGTGGGAATCAGAACCGGGGCGCCGCCGTAGAACTCAACGGCTTTTGAGTAGGCAGACTCTATGAGGTTTGATTTGTCCTCAAGGTCGGTTGTTATGCCTATAACAGGTCGTTCTTTCATGTCTTGGCTTCGGGCCCCTTTCGGGGAATCTCGCCTTGAACAGCATAGATAACGAACTATTCAAGCCTAATAGTCTTCCAGTAAACAGTATCTGACTCCTTGTTCTTCGTCTCCACATATGCCCCGAGTGCCCAGACAAGATTATCGGCCTTCGTGCGGCTGCAGCCATCCGGTGTTACCGCCGCTCCGACCAGGGAAAACTTGATGTCCTCTATGAGATCTTTCGATCTTCCACAAAGTACATGCCGTGCAAGATGATCGGCCCTCTCTGACTTTTTCTCTACAACACCGGGAAACCACCTTAAAAATAACCTTTTTATATGGCGGTCCGGTTTAAAACCTTCCCAATGCAGGTTCCGAAGAAATTCACTGGCCAATGGCATTCTCATTCCTGGTGCCTTCCATGTTTCCATGCCGGGAGGCGGTGGCCATTGCTTCTCGATCCTTTTTTTCGGGTCTCCAAGGAAGGCCGCCAATACAGGCACAACTTCCTCAGTACGCACAAGCCTAGAAATATTATCCCGTAGTTCTTCCAAAGCTTGGTAGTACTCTATATCTTTTCCAAGTGAATATGCCCATTTCCCGATCGCTTTAGCATCCTTCCCTCCTGTCAGTCCTCCCAAGCATTCCTTCACCTGCTGGATTCGCGAGCGGTCAGAATCGACCGCTTTGGAAAACGCTACTGGATTATAATTTTCCAGAAGCGATTCAAACTCTTTCCTGCGATTGAGAAAGGTTGACCATCTGCCCATATTGCTAGCCAAAGCAAGTGAGGCAGCCTGAAATACTGCTGAATTGTTCTTCCGGTCATTTTTCCCATTTTTCCGAGGATGAATTTGACCCAAGGATTCTACAAGGCGGTCGGCCATGTTCATTGAGTCACATGAGTCTTCTATGCAGAAATCTTCGCATAGTCTTTGCCTGACTTTGGGACATTCAAATAATCTCTCAGATATTTTCTCAATATCAAGAACTTTCATCTTGAATTAGAACACTGAAATTGCGTATTCGCTCGCAATTCTGACTGACTTATTTTGATCAATAAGGCACTTCTAAAAATACCCTCGTATTCCAGTTAAACTTCAAGCAGGAACAAAGAATACCCGCTCACCCCCCCCCCCCGTCAAATTACAGGGGGGCCGTGGGTGTGGATACAAAACAATGCC
This is a stretch of genomic DNA from Candidatus Dadabacteria bacterium. It encodes these proteins:
- the uvrA gene encoding excinuclease ABC subunit UvrA translates to MKFISIIGAREHNLKNIDVKIPRRSFTVVTGVSGSGKSSLVFDILFAEAQRRFMESLSSYARQFVEKLDKPDVDFVEGLSPSVSVDQKTFHRNPRSTVGTITEIYDYMRVLFSVIGEPHCYECGDVISSQIPSSMIERIREEAGRKPVSVYSPVVQGRKGIYRKELEDMRREGFVRVRIDGETYDLEDDIELSRNKKHTIELLVDNMALRGESSEKRLSDAVSLALKRSGGLLKCEIEGGKTLTFSEHFSCSHCAINYPEISPRLFSFNSPYGACVNCQGLGFETFFDPELIVEDPGKSLREGAIKPFEDSKYVARILEGLSGHYGFSLDVPFSRLSAPHRQKILYGSGTERISFRKARRGRRKEYTATFPGIVGMLTEWYSQTGSEELREKLSKYMRTVPCRECDGSRLNKIALSVLFRGKNISDLAGMAVCDLAPYFESLELSVKERKIAGEVIKEISSRLGFLGDIGLGYVSLDRTAPTLSGGEAQRVRLATQVGSKLTGITYVLDEPSIGLHPKDNKKLVETLKSIRDMGNTVIVVEHDEETIKSADFVLDVGPGAGELGGEVVCSGSVGRISRCAGSVTGRYLSGRKRIPVPGSRRSSGTRVGVRGALGNNLREIDVDFPLGTFICVTGVSGSGKSTLVVDTLYNGLSRKLNRSKNRAAPHGEIIGTENLDKVIKVDQSPIGRTPRSNPATYTGVLTEIRKIFSMLPESKVMGYGPGRFSFNLSQGSCPGCRGSGTVRIEMHFLPDVYVTCEVCGGKRYNDETLAIKYKGKNMSDVLEMTIEEAADFFENIPKISGKLRLLDEVGLGYVRLGQRVTTLSGGEAQRIKLARELGKKASGKTLYILDEPSVGLHFDDIQKLVSVVQRLVDLGNTVVVIEHNLDIIKCADHVIDLGPGGGEDGGELVACGTPEEICGVSGSHTAFYLRGVLQNGVAGS
- a CDS encoding gamma-glutamyl-gamma-aminobutyrate hydrolase family protein, whose product is MKERPVIGITTDLEDKSNLIESAYSKAVEFYGGAPVLIPTVAEASGSGFLSDIVSVIDGLLIPGSRDMDPKFYGESPHPAINPMSPERTETEFNVLRLALEKDMPVLGICGGMQFINVFYGGSIHQDIKALLPDALCHEGGEPHDVTVLPDTVFGGFAEKKQFEIKSYHHQAINRVGEGLRVNALAPDGIVEGFESAAGRVIGFQWHPELEQTCLSELIFTRFLSEAARTADGSPGIG